In Sphingomonas sp., a single window of DNA contains:
- a CDS encoding PilZ domain-containing protein, whose product MAHMAAMLRRVKDLVACWSGVNPDCGSGGSLGQGKQLLVLVARLEVWGSMDARGAVRFLVNRETTVRGMDGRPFDAVVENFSRTGFLFKADVALPEGTLIWIGMSGAGAREARVVWREDTRHGCEFLMPLSQRDLQHAFRSRERMVEDLEARLRRASMLREDG is encoded by the coding sequence ATGGCGCATATGGCAGCGATGCTGCGCCGCGTCAAGGATCTGGTCGCCTGTTGGTCAGGCGTTAACCCCGATTGCGGTAGTGGCGGAAGCCTGGGGCAAGGGAAACAGCTGCTGGTGCTCGTCGCGCGACTGGAAGTTTGGGGAAGCATGGACGCGCGCGGCGCGGTGCGCTTCCTGGTGAATCGGGAAACCACGGTGCGCGGCATGGACGGGCGCCCGTTCGACGCGGTGGTCGAGAATTTCTCGCGCACCGGCTTCCTGTTCAAGGCGGATGTCGCGCTGCCCGAGGGCACGCTGATCTGGATCGGCATGTCGGGCGCCGGCGCGCGCGAGGCGCGGGTGGTGTGGCGCGAGGACACGCGCCACGGCTGCGAATTCCTGATGCCGCTCAGCCAACGGGATTTGCAGCATGCGTTTCGGAGCCGCGAGCGAATGGTGGAGGATCTGGAGGCGCGGTTGCGGCGCGCGAGCATGTTGCGCGAGGACGGGTAG
- a CDS encoding DEAD/DEAH box helicase has protein sequence MLFQDLGLSETVLAALAAKGYNEATPIQAQSIPALLEGRDLLGIAQTGTGKTAAFMLPSIDRLIASGKRPQPRGCRMLVLAPTRELAAQIADNAKHYASGTGLRIATVFGGTSVHKNKTDLARGVDILVATPGRLVDLLDQHFLILLGIEILVLDEADQMLDLGFIHALRRIVKELPTKRQSLFFSATMPKTIRELASQFIHNPVEVKVTPVATTAERVEQFVTYVTQAEKQALLTIQLRNPEIDRALIFTRTKHGADRVVRLLAGNGIAANAIHGNKSQPQRERALGEFRSGKVKLMVATDIAARGIDVSGVSHVFNFELPNVPEQYVHRIGRTARAGADGIAISYCADDERPYLKDIERLTRQKLTVQPLPENFTAESDKIKSTRSPMPASRDEQNGRNGRAMQHASGRRGDGQPGGRGRGGPRSDAPRSGEPRRAEGGPRSDQPRRAEGAGHAGAGAGAGRSPGAPKRKFNARPAGSGQGRPGGGNRGQGGGAGRSR, from the coding sequence ATGTTATTCCAAGACCTCGGCCTTTCCGAGACCGTCCTCGCTGCGCTCGCGGCGAAGGGCTATAATGAAGCCACGCCGATCCAGGCGCAGTCGATCCCCGCGCTGCTCGAAGGCCGCGACCTGCTCGGCATCGCGCAGACCGGCACCGGCAAGACCGCCGCGTTCATGCTGCCGTCGATCGATCGCCTGATCGCCAGCGGCAAGCGTCCGCAGCCGCGCGGCTGCCGTATGCTCGTCCTCGCGCCGACGCGCGAGCTCGCCGCGCAGATCGCCGACAATGCCAAGCATTATGCCAGCGGCACCGGCCTGCGCATCGCCACCGTGTTCGGCGGCACCTCGGTCCACAAGAACAAGACCGATCTGGCGCGCGGCGTCGACATCCTCGTCGCCACGCCGGGCCGCCTCGTCGACCTGCTCGATCAGCATTTCCTGATCCTGCTGGGCATCGAGATCCTGGTGCTCGACGAAGCCGACCAGATGCTCGACCTGGGCTTCATCCATGCGCTGCGCCGCATCGTGAAGGAGCTGCCGACCAAGCGCCAGTCGCTGTTCTTCTCGGCGACCATGCCGAAGACGATCCGCGAGCTGGCCAGCCAGTTCATCCACAACCCGGTCGAAGTGAAGGTGACCCCGGTCGCCACCACCGCCGAGCGTGTCGAGCAGTTCGTCACCTATGTGACGCAGGCCGAAAAGCAGGCGCTGCTGACGATCCAGCTGCGCAACCCGGAAATCGACCGCGCGCTGATCTTCACGCGCACCAAGCATGGTGCCGACCGCGTCGTGCGGCTGCTCGCCGGGAACGGCATCGCCGCCAACGCGATCCACGGCAACAAGAGCCAGCCGCAGCGTGAGCGCGCGCTGGGCGAGTTCCGCTCGGGCAAGGTCAAGCTGATGGTCGCGACCGACATCGCCGCGCGCGGCATCGACGTCTCGGGCGTCAGCCATGTGTTCAACTTCGAGCTGCCGAACGTTCCGGAGCAGTATGTCCACCGCATCGGCCGCACCGCGCGCGCCGGCGCCGACGGCATCGCGATCAGCTACTGCGCCGATGACGAGCGTCCGTACCTGAAGGACATCGAGCGGCTGACCCGCCAGAAGCTCACCGTGCAGCCGCTGCCGGAGAACTTCACGGCCGAGTCCGACAAGATCAAGTCGACCCGGTCGCCGATGCCGGCGAGCCGCGACGAGCAGAACGGCCGCAACGGCCGCGCGATGCAGCATGCCTCGGGTCGTCGTGGCGACGGCCAGCCGGGCGGTCGCGGTCGTGGTGGTCCGCGCAGCGATGCACCGCGTAGCGGCGAGCCGCGCCGGGCCGAGGGCGGTCCGCGCAGCGACCAGCCGCGTCGCGCCGAAGGTGCCGGCCATGCCGGTGCGGGTGCCGGCGCCGGTCGCAGTCCGGGTGCGCCCAAGCGCAAGTTCAACGCGCGTCCGGCCGGCAGCGGCCAGGGTCGCCCCGGCGGCGGCAATCGCGGCCAGGGCGGCGGCGCGGGTCGTTCGCGCTGA
- a CDS encoding PEPxxWA-CTERM sorting domain-containing protein, with the protein MAAALALGAVVPAAAHATVVITGYDDDPGYLAADQMIYTPTGFVGNWPGMSRFRFTGTEDGKTVEFLTYCADAFTAIGTGSFERTGISAVLGDVTRQQQLLTLLTHSEVLLGNEQDLLGRKTISAATQLAVWEILEEHGGNYDTTSGQFYTVGGNSDDARALANSYLTQITTGGWTAIAGHKLQLLFSKDQQSQVFLSGVPEPASWATMIGGFALVGGMFRRKRAAALRVA; encoded by the coding sequence ATGGCCGCAGCCCTGGCGCTCGGCGCGGTGGTGCCGGCAGCCGCCCATGCGACGGTGGTGATCACCGGCTATGACGACGATCCCGGCTATCTCGCCGCGGACCAGATGATCTACACCCCCACCGGTTTCGTCGGCAACTGGCCGGGCATGAGCCGCTTCCGCTTCACCGGCACCGAGGACGGCAAGACGGTGGAATTCCTCACCTATTGCGCCGACGCCTTCACCGCGATCGGCACCGGCAGCTTCGAGCGCACCGGCATCTCCGCCGTGCTCGGCGACGTCACCCGCCAGCAGCAGTTGCTCACCCTGCTCACCCATTCGGAGGTGCTGCTGGGCAACGAACAGGATCTGCTCGGCCGCAAGACCATCTCCGCCGCCACCCAGCTCGCGGTGTGGGAGATTCTCGAGGAGCATGGCGGCAACTACGACACCACCAGCGGCCAGTTCTACACCGTCGGCGGCAACAGCGACGATGCCCGTGCGCTGGCCAATAGCTACCTGACCCAGATCACTACCGGCGGCTGGACCGCGATCGCCGGCCACAAGCTGCAGCTGCTCTTCTCCAAGGACCAGCAGAGCCAGGTGTTCCTGAGCGGGGTGCCGGAGCCGGCCAGCTGGGCGACGATGATCGGCGGCTTCGCGCTGGTCGGCGGCATGTTCCGGCGCAAGCGTGCGGCGGCGCTGCGAGTCGCCTAA
- a CDS encoding F0F1 ATP synthase subunit delta, translating into MENSGGIQASLSGRYATALFELARDAKAIEAVEASLATVRAALDESPEFKALTTSPLIGRKDAGKAVAAAAGVMGLDATTTKFLGVLAENRRLAQLPAIIRTFRALATSHRGETTAEVISAHPLNAEQVDALKQQLRTRIGREVSVDLSVDPSLLGGLVVKIGSQMIDSSIKTRLNSLAHAMKG; encoded by the coding sequence GTGGAGAATTCCGGCGGTATTCAGGCCAGCCTAAGCGGACGCTACGCAACCGCGCTCTTCGAGCTGGCACGTGACGCCAAGGCCATCGAGGCCGTCGAAGCGAGCCTTGCGACCGTGCGGGCGGCGCTCGACGAATCGCCCGAGTTCAAGGCGCTCACCACCAGCCCGTTGATCGGCCGCAAGGACGCCGGCAAGGCCGTCGCGGCTGCGGCGGGCGTGATGGGCCTGGATGCGACGACGACCAAGTTCCTCGGCGTACTCGCCGAGAACCGTCGTCTGGCGCAGCTGCCGGCGATCATCCGCACCTTCCGTGCGCTGGCGACCAGCCACCGCGGCGAGACGACCGCGGAAGTGATCTCGGCACACCCGCTCAATGCCGAACAGGTCGATGCGCTCAAGCAGCAGCTTCGCACCCGTATCGGCCGCGAGGTCTCGGTCGACCTGTCGGTGGACCCCTCGCTGCTCGGCGGCCTGGTCGTGAAGATCGGCAGCCAGATGATCGATTCGTCGATCAAGACCCGACTGAACTCCCTCGCGCACGCGATGAAAGGCTGA